A segment of the Lelliottia amnigena genome:
TGGATAACTATTTGCCGGACGGTAAGGGCATTACGTTAATCAGCAACCCTCTGCTGATGCCTGCTAATTGCTCCATCATTTTCATCACCGCCGCCAGCGATATGGATACCTGTAGTCTGGCGATTCGCAACGGTGCATTCGATTACATTCTGAAACCCGTTTCCTGGAAACGGCTCAGCCAGTCGCTCGAACGCTTTGTGCAATTTGCCGAGCAACAGCGCGTATGGAAGATTGTTGATCAGCAAAATGTCGATTCGCTGTACCAGCTTCAGGCCAAAAATTACCGTCAGGATAACGGCAGCAAAGGGATTGAGGAGAATACGTTGGCGCGAGTGCAGACGCTGTTTAATGACCAGGCCGAGCAGTGCTTTTCGGTGGACGACGTGGTGAGCGAAACGGGCTTGAGCAAAACCACCACGCGGCGCTATCTGGAGCACTGCGTCGAGGCGGGCTTTCTGAAGGTGGAGATGCTTTACGGAAAGATTGGGCATCCGCGCAGAATGTATAAGCGCGCAGCGGCGTGAGGGTGCTGTGTGATGGTGCGGCGTGATCCCCTCATCCTAACCTTCTCCCATGAGGAGAAGGAACCGTCTGGAGCTGTCTTTTTCCCCTCATCCCGGCCCTCTCCCAAAGGGAGAGGGTGATAGCAGAGTGAAGGACATAATCATCTCCTCTCACAGAGGAAGAGGGGGAAAACAGAGTGAAGGAGCAAACCGTCCCCTCTCACTGAGGGTGAAGGGGAAAACAGAGTGAAGGAGCAAACCACCCCCTCTCACTGAGGGTGAAGGGGAAAACAGAGTGAAGGAGCAAACCATCCCCTCTCACAGAGGGTGAAGGGAAAAAAAAGTGAAGGAGCAAACCATCCCCTCTCCCTGTGGGAGAGGGTTAGGGTGAGGGCAGCAGCCCCGCACCTACTTCAACACATACCCATACAGCCGCTTAATTCCGTCGGCATCTTTCTCACTGTATACGCCCTGGAGTTCTGGCGAGAAGCCAGGTAACACATTAATGCCCTCTTCCAGCGCCAGGAAATAACGCTGTACCGCCCCGCCCCAGACTTCTCCGGGCACAACGCATAAGACTCCTGGCGGATACGGCAGCGCCCCTTCTGCGGCGATACGTCCTTCCGCCTCGCTGATACGCACCAGCTCCACGTTGCCGCGAATGTACTCCTGGTTAGCATCCTGCGGGTTCATCATAACCGCAGGGAAATCCGCTTTCCGGAACATCGCTTTTTGCAGATCTTTGACGTTAAAACTGACGTACAGATCGTGCATCTCCTGGCAAAGTTCACGCAGAGTGTAATCGCGATAACGCACCGGATATTTGTTGAAGACGCTCGGTAAGACGTCAGCCAGCGGCGTGTCGTCCTCGATGTGCTGTTCAAACTGCCCCAGCATCGCCACCAGCTGTGCCATTTTTTCGGCGCTTTCCGCAGGCGTGAGCAGGAAAAGGATCGAGTTGAGATCGCACTTTTCCGGCACGATGCCGTTTTCACGCAGGTAATGCGCGAGGATCGTCGCCGGAATACCAAAGTCGGTGTAATCCCCGGTTTCGGCGTCGATACCTGGCGTGGTCAGCAGGAGCTTGCAGGGATCGACAAAGTACTGCTCGCTGGCATACCCCTCAAAGCCGTGCCACTTTGCGCCTGGCTCAAAGCTAAAGAAGCGGCGCTCGCTGGCAATGGCGTGCGTCGGATGATCCTGCCACGGACGCCCTGCCACTACAGGCGGAATAAAGGGTTTGATCATCTTGCAGTTCGCCACAATCGCTTTACGCGCTTCGATGCCCAGCTCGACGCATTCCGCCCACAACCGGCGTCCGCTCTCGCCTTCATGGATTTTGGCGTTAATATCCAGCGAGGCAAACAACGGATAAAACGGGCTGGTCGAGGCGTGAAGCATAAACGCGTTATTCAAACGCTTATGGGGACAAAAGCGCGCCTGGCCGCGAATATGATTGTCTTTCTTGTGGATCTGCGACGTTTGCGAGAAACCAGCCTGCTGCTTATGCACCGATTGGGTTACAAAAATGCCCGGATCGTTTTCGTTCAGGTCCAGCAACAGCGGCGAACTGTCGGCCATCATCGGGATAAACTGCTCGTACCCCACCCACGCCGAATCAAACAGAATGTAGTCGCACAGATGGCCGATCTTGTCGATCACCTGACGGGCGTTATAAATGGTGCCGTCGTAGGTACCGAGCTGGATCACGGCCAGGCGGAACGGTCGCGCGTCCTTCGCCTTTTCGGGAGCCACGTCGTTGATCAGCTGACGTAGATAGGCATCGTCAAAACAGTGCGCATCAATGCCGCCAATGAAACCAAACGGGTTGCGCGCCGCTTCAAGATAGACCGGCGTCGCGCCAGCCTGAATTAATGCGCCATGATGGTTGGATTTATGATTATTACGATCGAATAACACCAGATCGCCGCGCGTCAGCAAAGCATTGGTGACCACTTTATTGGCCGCAGACGTTCCGTTAAGCACAAAATAGGTTTTGTCTGCGTTGAATACTTTCGCTGCAAACTTTTGCGCATCTTTCGCGGAACCTTCGTGAATCAATAAGTCACCCAGTTTCACATCGGCATTGCACATATCGGCGCGAAACACGTTCTCGCCAAAGAACTCAAAGAACTGCCGCCCAGCAGGATGTTTTTTAAAAAAGGCACCATGCTGATGTCCAGGACAGGCGAATGTGCTGTTATCCATCGCGACATACTGACTCAGGGTATCGAAAAATGGCGGCAGCACGTTCTCTTCATAACGACAGGCTGCGGCTTCCAGCTCCAGAAACTCCTGCGCGTTTCCGCTTATCACTGCCACCACCCCTTCCGGAACCTCAACAGGCTCAGACGAGAAGATAAAGACCGGAAGCTGGAACCCTGTGCGTTTCAGTAACGCAAGAATACCGCTGCGGCTTTGCGCGACCGTCATGATGACCGCCGCCACATCCGTAAAATCGGTGTTATCCAGCGTCACCACTTCACGATGGGTGGATAGCGCGGAAACCAGCTCGTGGCTGACGGCAATTTTTAATGATTTCATATGCACAAATACCCGTTTCAGGGGAGTGAAAAACCCCGGACAGTTTAATCTGCCCAACGAAGGTGTCTGACTGGAACGTCGCTCCGATCGCCAGACATCAGTAAAATCAGAGCGCGTCTGGTTTTACTGATGTCCTGCAAAGAACAGGCGTTACCCTCACCGCATGATGAGAGTAGGATAGAACGTGCTGATACGGACAGGGCTAAGCGCAGTGGCAGACGTCATCATCAGTGGCAGCTCCGTATCCGTGAGGGGAAAATTTGCGCAATCATGTCACCTTTTATTTTTGGGTGCAAGAAAGAATCCTTATGCACGGCACGCACCCAAAAGGAGCCATTTAAGGCCCTCTTCATGTCATAATAATGCAATATCAATGATTAAATAGTGGGAGTGTATTTTGGTTATTGGACCGTTTATCAACGCCGGTGCGGTATTACTGGGTGGCGTCCTGGGCGCCGTTTTGAGCCAACGCTTACCTGAGCGTATTCGCTCATCCATGCCTTCCATTTTTGGTCTGGCCTCGCTGGGTATTGGCGTTTTGCTGGTCATCAAATGCGCTAACCTGCCGGTGATGGTCCTGGCAACGCTTTTGGGCGCGCTGATTGGCGAATTTTGCTATCTGGAAAAAGGGATTAGCGGCGCGGTGGGCAAAGCCAAAAATCTGATATCCCGCCCGGGAAAAGCTAAAAACGACTCCCACGAGACGTTTATTCAAAACTATGTGGCGATCATTATTCTGTTTTGCGCCAGCGGAACGGGGATTTTTGGCTCCATGCAAGAGGGGATGACCGGTGACCCCAGCATTTTGATTGCTAAGGCGTTTCTCGATTTCTTCACCGCGACCATTTTCGCCACGACGCTCGGCATTGCGGTTGCCGCGATTTGCGTTCCGATGCTGGCGATTCAGCTCGCTCTCGCCAGCTGTGCCACGCTGATTTTGCCGTTTACCACACCCGCGATGATGGCGGATTTTACCGCTGTTGGCGGCTTGCTGCTGCTGGCAACCGGTTTGCGCATCTGCGGGATAAAGATGTTTGCGGTGGTGAATATGCTGCCCGCGCTGGTGCTCGCCATGCCGCTTTCCGCCCTGTGGACCCACTTTTTTGCTTAAGCGGTCAACAAACTGGCGAGAGAGTGTGCAGTCTGTAGCGAATATGACAAATTTCGTTGACGAAAAGGGGCGAATCGGGTTTAATGCGCCCCGTTGCCCGGATAGCTCAGTCGGTAGAGCAGGGGATTGAAAATCCCCGTGTCCTTGGTTCGATTCCGAGTCCGGGCACCACTTTCACTTTTCCCCCGTCGTTAGAATTCCTCCAGACCCCAGTATAATCAGCCTCATATCTTGTCTTATCGTTAACCCGGCTCCACGAAACTCCACTCAATTTTTCTCAATCCAGTTGCATCTAGCACCTATTATGTGTCCAACGTAATTCAGTGTCTCCAGATGGCACTGGCAGCCAGGCCAAAAGACAAAGCCTCTACACTCTCCGATGAACGCGGGCGTTTTTGCGCGTGAAGCCTCATGACTCCCAATACTGGCGAATGAAATATCGCCTGGCGGGCTCAGTGCGCTTATGGCGTGGTATTTCCCGGCTTGTCTGTGAGTAGCGTGTAGCGCGTCAGCAGCTGGTTCAGGTGCATCTGCGCCTGCTGTGCCAGCGCCGGGCTGACGCCTGACTGCTGCATCTGTCGAAGCTGTTCTTCCACGGGCGGCGTCTGACTGAAAGCCTGCGTGAGGGAAAATACCTGCGATTTCAGCTCACTCACCGTCATGTATTTCCCGTGCTGTTCATCCAGCCCGTTAAGACGGTCAGTCAGCCGCTGCAGTTGTTCCATGCCCTGATGCCAGCCGGTAAGGCTTTCTGACGGGAGTGCGATCGCGTCAAGCTGCTGTTGCCACTGTTGTCGCAGCGAGACACTTTGCGCGGGCCAGAGCGCGAGGACCTGCTGTACAAGCTGGTTACCGTACGTGATATTCCAGCCAGCCGGCAGTTGGGCAAGCCGAGTGAGCTGGTGTTGGGTGGCGCGAATAACCCTTTCCGCTGACGGTGGGTGTAATTGCAGCGCCTGCAACTGCGCTGGGGTCAGCACAACGGGCTGAGGCGCCAGCGACGCATTCAGTTGCACGAGCAACGGGTCAGGCCGGTGGACGTACTGCCAGCCCCACAGTGCCATGCTCCCCACCACTAGCATCGACAGGGCTCCGCCGAGAAACGGTTTCCACGCGCGTTGTGACGGTGGTGGCGCTGTTGCTGTGATATCGGATGGCGGCTCCGGCTGCGCCACGTAAATCCATCGCGTTTTATCAGTCTGTTCGCGTGCAGAGGCCGCCATCAGCGCCGTGTCATTTGCACCGACAGGCAACGTGTTTGCTGATTTTTCACCCCTGTCGTCCGTTGCGCCGTCACTGTTCTCCAGCCGGACAGCTGCGTTATGGATGACCGCTCTGAGCACATCCAACTGGCTCAGATGCTTTAACTCCAGCCGCTGCAGAACGTCCCCCAGATTTTCCAGATGTTGTTCTGCCAGGTACAGCGGGCTGAGGTCGGCATACGTCAGCGTCAGGGTTCGCATCGTCTGTTGCAGCCGTTTGCTCAGCCCGCTTAAGATTTCCATTCGAGCATGTACCGGCTGAGGCCAGAGGCTACCCCACTGGCGGGTGATAAGCGCCTCCAGTATCGCTAGCCCTTCGTTCAGACCACACAGCCCGGCAAGCTGAGTGCGAGCGAGCGTATACCAGGCGGCAGTCTGCAACTCAATGCCGTTATGCTCAAACAGACTGAGGCACAGTCGTTCAGCGTACGTCCAGTTGATATCAGGCCTGGCCGGATGCGTGAGTTTGTTCAGTTCATCGCGCAGAGCGGCGTAATCCTTCAGTGTGCGCGGGTCGCCGCCCGTTTTCAGGCGGTGTCGTGTGTCATAAGACATTCGGTATCCCCCCCGTTCTCAGTCGTCACCAAAGACTTTCAGGGTCGCCATATCCGACGAGTTAACCGTGTTGCCTGAGAAAGTGATTTTCGACACACAGCGTTTATTGTCGTTATCGCTGTTGATATTAATCCAGGCGGTGGTTGCGCCCTCTTTTATGGAGGCCGGAACATTCAGTGTCTGATGACTGGATTTAGCCGCTTTAAAATATACGGCAGCGCCACTTAAATTAATGTCGCCGTGTTCTGCGCTCAGTTGCAGACGTTTAATCACCCGACAGACCGGGATTTTCAGCGCCAGGTCGTTAGTGGTATTACGTGGCATGGCGATCACACCCAGCACCTTATGGTCGTTGGCCTGAGCAGTAAGGCTCAGCAGAAGGCCGGCCAGCAGGCACGGAAGTGCGTGAGAAAGTTTCATTGTGAAGTCCCTGTGAAAGTTATCAGAAGTGTGGATAAAAAAGAGACGAAGCCCCCGTTAGTGGGCTCCGGGAAGATTCAGTGCGTGTAAAGTCCGGCTCATGCCTCAGTCGATCCAGACCGGAATACGCAACCCCAGCGGCAACACTGGTGAGGTGAAACGCAGCGGCGTTCTTTCAAGCTCCAGCGCGGTGTTGAAATACTGCATTTCCCTAAACGGCTCGGTTTCTGTTGCTATGCAGCGGATGGCAAACGCTTCATCCATCGGTTCGGTGGTCCGGCAGTGGTTCAGGCTCCCCTGCTGTAGCACCCAGATGGCGGTTCGGCACAGTGAGACATCCACCTGCCAGGCCCCGCCTTCGCGACCCTGAATTTCCAGCGCCATCAGCACGCCCAGCGTGGCGAGGTAACCCGTGAGATAATCGTTCGGATAGACTTGAGGTCGCGCAGCAGGCTGCGCATAGCGAGCATCGCTTTTAACTGTGGGATTTGGCGGGCAACCTGTTCAGGTTCAAAATCTTTTATATCGCGGAATGTAAGCAAAATATTCTCTTCGCTGCCGTCACCGGCCAGCGTATTTTCTACCGCCAGGTTTACCTGGGGTGAAAACTCAGCCAGTACGCTCCCGAAGTTATTTTTGTTAATATCTTTTTTTTCACGTTCAGACAACGGTCGGTTCTCCCGACCATTACTGAAGTCCCCTACTGTTAATAATTTCAGGGGTAATTCAACTTTCTTCTGTGCGCCCCCGGTATGCAGGTTCAGCCGCAAATTAATTCGGGCCTTTGGCACTTCATTCTGAAATGAGTCCGCCATCGTTAATCTTCCCTTCGTTCAGAAACAGAACACCAAAATGGCGCTCTTCCATAAACATCATTCTGGGATAAATGACCGATAAAGATCAGTGATTAAGATCAATATTCTTTACATAAGCTAAATTAAAGTATATTTGTCCATAAGTGGACGAGCGCGAGTATTTACAAAAATACAAATCAATGAGTTGAATTTAAAAAGCCAGAAAGTGCGTGGATTTACCCTTGTCAACACGTCCTACAA
Coding sequences within it:
- the citB gene encoding response regulator receiver/uncharacterised domain-containing protein, with amino-acid sequence MQHEHIDVLIVEDENELAQLHAELIGKHPRLRLVGIASSLADAQAKLTRLQPQLVLLDNYLPDGKGITLISNPLLMPANCSIIFITAASDMDTCSLAIRNGAFDYILKPVSWKRLSQSLERFVQFAEQQRVWKIVDQQNVDSLYQLQAKNYRQDNGSKGIEENTLARVQTLFNDQAEQCFSVDDVVSETGLSKTTTRRYLEHCVEAGFLKVEMLYGKIGHPRRMYKRAAA
- the speC_2 gene encoding ornithine decarboxylase, with amino-acid sequence MKSLKIAVSHELVSALSTHREVVTLDNTDFTDVAAVIMTVAQSRSGILALLKRTGFQLPVFIFSSEPVEVPEGVVAVISGNAQEFLELEAAACRYEENVLPPFFDTLSQYVAMDNSTFACPGHQHGAFFKKHPAGRQFFEFFGENVFRADMCNADVKLGDLLIHEGSAKDAQKFAAKVFNADKTYFVLNGTSAANKVVTNALLTRGDLVLFDRNNHKSNHHGALIQAGATPVYLEAARNPFGFIGGIDAHCFDDAYLRQLINDVAPEKAKDARPFRLAVIQLGTYDGTIYNARQVIDKIGHLCDYILFDSAWVGYEQFIPMMADSSPLLLDLNENDPGIFVTQSVHKQQAGFSQTSQIHKKDNHIRGQARFCPHKRLNNAFMLHASTSPFYPLFASLDINAKIHEGESGRRLWAECVELGIEARKAIVANCKMIKPFIPPVVAGRPWQDHPTHAIASERRFFSFEPGAKWHGFEGYASEQYFVDPCKLLLTTPGIDAETGDYTDFGIPATILAHYLRENGIVPEKCDLNSILFLLTPAESAEKMAQLVAMLGQFEQHIEDDTPLADVLPSVFNKYPVRYRDYTLRELCQEMHDLYVSFNVKDLQKAMFRKADFPAVMMNPQDANQEYIRGNVELVRISEAEGRIAAEGALPYPPGVLCVVPGEVWGGAVQRYFLALEEGINVLPGFSPELQGVYSEKDADGIKRLYGYVLK
- the yqgA gene encoding protein YqgA, with translation MVIGPFINAGAVLLGGVLGAVLSQRLPERIRSSMPSIFGLASLGIGVLLVIKCANLPVMVLATLLGALIGEFCYLEKGISGAVGKAKNLISRPGKAKNDSHETFIQNYVAIIILFCASGTGIFGSMQEGMTGDPSILIAKAFLDFFTATIFATTLGIAVAAICVPMLAIQLALASCATLILPFTTPAMMADFTAVGGLLLLATGLRICGIKMFAVVNMLPALVLAMPLSALWTHFFA
- the vasL gene encoding type VI secretion system protein VasL; amino-acid sequence: MSYDTRHRLKTGGDPRTLKDYAALRDELNKLTHPARPDINWTYAERLCLSLFEHNGIELQTAAWYTLARTQLAGLCGLNEGLAILEALITRQWGSLWPQPVHARMEILSGLSKRLQQTMRTLTLTYADLSPLYLAEQHLENLGDVLQRLELKHLSQLDVLRAVIHNAAVRLENSDGATDDRGEKSANTLPVGANDTALMAASAREQTDKTRWIYVAQPEPPSDITATAPPPSQRAWKPFLGGALSMLVVGSMALWGWQYVHRPDPLLVQLNASLAPQPVVLTPAQLQALQLHPPSAERVIRATQHQLTRLAQLPAGWNITYGNQLVQQVLALWPAQSVSLRQQWQQQLDAIALPSESLTGWHQGMEQLQRLTDRLNGLDEQHGKYMTVSELKSQVFSLTQAFSQTPPVEEQLRQMQQSGVSPALAQQAQMHLNQLLTRYTLLTDKPGNTTP
- a CDS encoding Protein of uncharacterised function (DUF2541); its protein translation is MKLSHALPCLLAGLLLSLTAQANDHKVLGVIAMPRNTTNDLALKIPVCRVIKRLQLSAEHGDINLSGAAVYFKAAKSSHQTLNVPASIKEGATTAWININSDNDNKRCVSKITFSGNTVNSSDMATLKVFGDD